One region of Babylonia areolata isolate BAREFJ2019XMU chromosome 29, ASM4173473v1, whole genome shotgun sequence genomic DNA includes:
- the LOC143275026 gene encoding uncharacterized protein LOC143275026, with protein sequence MASTSHTEDDDEADPDLIRTPFASNTTTTTTTTTHSPADAAAAHAVHSLACLVEADRVRGGGGGGGGGGGVAGRVRTGGRVAAVTAVAAVSAGPRVRGRARGETGEGEAAGGEAAVALTQAANPKTKTTGSGGSSSGGGGSGGVEPGQKSILPEVGSGGGGGGGGEPRQKLLLPGVGSYLIDSPQDSGQLLRRRLLRFQWSHRGKVGKLQDEALPEIPFRLNPKPGLLPVGSTTTTTTTTAPTMPQLPSILKADAATSPLPPLNDDDNEEEDSNCSPSLQPHPSPCPSSLTSARTVTFAVDDDVGTGRSAGDSRKAAKTLRSGVRNKLSGGHSVVSFTDRARKTTTPTKRVRECTKLNLYTFSGDDIYWKEAAAAAAPCRNHVSFPDFPDTARSAGGAAATVARGARDGSCSRRKSSSLSDLTDQGSMFSLLDKDVAFDARTTTTTPTTTPVCVADTSSDNVVGSTSIFFRGVEKKSKSLLDLMTAQQSGGDPSELSVYHKRQRIAHLAFRKEKNSARRGGSLSSEEADKEWLAMLSTQVVDHTEYEKFASRRKPVNAPGKKKSGKAHHNTRSAGADCKPRAAQPVVGAARGKVFPVFFNDGLPMRKFGHTTTTTTTTTTTTTYRRGKVFKSKA encoded by the exons ATGGCCTCCACGTCCCACACAG aggacgacgacgaagccGATCCCGATCTCATTCGCACACCCTTCgcttccaacaccaccaccaccaccaccaccaccacccactcccctgcCGACGCCGCTGCAGCACACGCAGTCCACTCTCTGGCCTGCCTGGTCGAAGCAGACCGagtgagaggtggtggtggtggtggcggtggtggtggtggggtggcgggCAGGGTGCGGACGGGTGGAAGGGTAGCGGCGGTCACGGCAGTGGCAGCAGTGTCGGCAGGTCCTCGGGTCAGAGGAAGAGCAAGAGGAGAAACAGGGGAAGGAGAAGCAGCTGgaggagaagcagcagtagcGCTGACGCAAGCGGCGAATCCCAAGACGAAGACGAcaggcagtggtggtagtagtagtggtggtggtggtagtggtggtgttgagcCTGGACAGAAGTCGATCCTACCCGAGGtgggcagcggtggtggtggtggtggtggtggtgagcctAGACAGAAGCTGCTTCTACCCGGGGTGGGCAGCTACCTCATCGACAGCCCCCAGGACTCTGGGCAGCTGCTGCGGCGGAGATTACTGCGGTTCCAGTGGAGCCACCGCGGAAAGGTCGGCAAGTTGCAG GATGAAGCTCTTCCAGAGATCCCGTTCCGGCTGAACCCTAAACCAGGCCTGCTGCCTGTtgggtccaccaccaccaccaccaccaccaccgcccccaccatGCCCCAGCTTCCCTCCATCCTCAAGGCGGACGCGGCCACCAGTCCGCTTCCTCCactcaacgacgacgacaacgaggaGGAGGATTCGAACTGCAGTCCTTCACTACAGCCTCACCCGTCTCCCTGCCCCTCTTCACTGACTTCAGCGCGCACCGTCACCTTCgccgttgatgatgatgtcgggaCCGGCCGCTCTGCTGGGGACTCCAGGAAAGCCGCGAAGACCTTGCGAAGCGGCGTTCGGAATAAACTCAGTGGCGGCCATTCTGTGGTGAGCTTCACGGACAGAGCCCGAAAAACCACGACTCCGACAaagcgcgtgcgtgagtgcaccAAACTGAACCTGTACACCTTCAGCGGTGACGACATCTACTGgaaggaagcagcagcagcagcagcgccttGTCGGAATCACGTGAGCTTTCCGGATTTTCCCGACACAGCCCGAAGTGCGGGTGGTGCGGCGGCGACGGTAGCGCGCGGCGCGCGTGACGGCAGCTGCTCCCGTCGGAAGAGCTCCTCTCTGTCCGACCTGACGGACCAAGGATCCATGTTCTCTTTGCTGGACAAAGACGTCGCCTTCGacgccagaacaacaacaacaacaccaacaacaacacccgtgTGTGTGGCGGACACCTCCTCGGACAACGTGGTGGGATCGACGAGCATCTTCTTCCGAGGAGTCGAGAAGAAATCCAAAAGCTTGTTAGACCTCATGACCGCGCAGCAATCCGGGGGTGACCCGTCCGAGCTGAGCGTCTACCACAAGAGACAAAGAATCGCTCACCTAGCTTTCAGGAAGGAGAAGAACTCTGCCCGACGTGGCGGCTCTCTTTCGTCTGAAGAAGCCGACAAGGAGTGGCTGGCGATGTTGAGCACTCAGGTGGTGGACCACACAGAGTACGAGAAGTTCGCCAGTCGCCGGAAGCCGGTGAAcgctccggggaaaaaaaaatccgggAAGGCCCACCACAACACCAGGTCTGCTGGGGCGGACTGTAAGCCAAGGGCGGCTCAGCCTGTGGTCGGCGCAGCGAGGGGCAAAGTGTTTCCCGTGTTCTTCAACGACGGTCTGCCGATGCGGAAGTTTGGacataccaccacaaccaccaccacaaccaccaccaccacgacgtaCCGCCGGGGGAAGGTGTTCAAATCCAAGGCGTGA